The Drosophila mauritiana strain mau12 chromosome 2R, ASM438214v1, whole genome shotgun sequence genome has a segment encoding these proteins:
- the LOC117136410 gene encoding tubulin-folding cofactor B: MSTIIETGKSDFIKVNVSNSHNDAVAFEVKLAKDLTVAQLKSKLEILTGGCAGTMKVQVFKGDTCVSTMDNNDAQLGYYANSDGLRLHVVDSFATFSFDSAPVEKFELSKDQYEQRTDSVRNYLKMNRMGKYNDEEMQQAEEKKRLQAEEIQKRAELCVLGGRCEVTVPGNPTRRGTIRYNGPLEGKSGHFIGVEYDEPLGKNNGSFGGKAYFTCAPNYGGFVSPLSVTVGDFPPEDFNMDDEL, from the exons ATGTCGACTATAATTGAAACCGGCAAGTCAGATTTCATCAAGGTGAATGTTTCCAACTCGCACAATGATGCAGTCGCCTTCGAGGTCAAGTTAGCCAAGGATCTAACAGTTGCCCAGCTCAAG AGCAAACTGGAGATACTGACGGGCGGATGTGCCGGCACCATGAAGGTGCAGGTCTTCAAGGGGGATACCTGCGTGTCCACAATGGACAACAATGACGCCCAACTGGGTTACTATGCCAACAGTGATGGACTCCGCCTGCATGTCGTCGATAGTTTTGCTACCTTCTCGTTTGACAGTGCTCCCGTCGAGAAATTCGAACTGTCCAAAGATCAGTACGAACAGCGAACCGATTCTGTGCGCAACTACCTCAAGATGAATCGCATGGGCAAGTACAACGATGAGGAGATGCAACAGGCGGAGGAGAAGAAGCGCCTTCAGGCGGAGGAGATCCAAAAACGGGCGGAACTTTGTGTACTAGGTGGCAGATGTGAG GTTACGGTTCCAGGTAATCCAACACGACGAGGAACGATCCGATACAATGGTCCGCTTGAAGGGAAAAGTGGTCACTTCATTGGAGTGGAATACGACGAACCACTGGGGAAAAACAATGGAAG TTTTGGTGGAAAGGCCTACTTTACGTGTGCCCCTAATTACGGCGGCTTTGTATCACCATTATCCGTTACGGTTGGTGACTTTCCGCCAGAAGACTTCAACATGGATGACGAGCTCTGA
- the LOC117135423 gene encoding WD repeat-containing protein 19 isoform X1 — protein MSFEKILYKYEEPHGIGDVYFIWQKALLATTGTDGSVALYNRQGQLVQRIILSGLCSGFAWDQEGDLLGIITSGSPNITLWDYNSQEKISVETGLRDPLTCILWSKQQQLLAVGTGRGNLAIYNHRSGKRPTPVLGKHSKRITCGAWSAQNLLALGSEDKSFSLSNEDGDTVRVVQLRDAPTDMYFAEMANDERIAGDNAISMIIGKRTLFLYYLPEPENPTELGFQSRYGSLMQHKWFGDGYILLGFSNGHVVAISTHPKDVGQELWQVKNHKDSLTGLAYCPTLDIVASCGDDSSIKIHSITNLQETERIITVPDHAGVQMIDWSPDGQLLAVTTNHGTVYIYVTKLPHLFAVSAPRIVLLSSLAEVSIYVYAPDKTKSLPFRLPLEGEPTFMAVGPYNFATGIEKHVWFYDLGKSLGEEPRPLSERDFPRSVESMKLNADYCAALCPPQLILQAIAADNPNCKDKLQAVFPTALPNMPSDAVITCFALSQELLIFATDIGHLVFYSLEKWDSCTIYRHSMGIRQLFMDIEGTKVIFIDDHSQGYVFLPVVEEALLIPDIPKQCLGCLWDLTQPNIFISYDARIVNTHVFVRHSVQGTHTLMVGESKLNPGQFPLLLCGGEMALHIDGGQYATQSLSTHVVNPSNSQAANLQVLLKLRNYDEAYKLCKQMNQSSAWREFGEQAISDLEPDIAIRAYRQLGDAALVNALGELRYVEDLDMLIGCCCTLLAQYDQAKEHMLKGVYTRAALDLCRDLLQWDQALLLAHKNDPQEVPYIAREYAQQLEFNGNYTDALYHYEKGYKEDLINSKETETDALMDSSPEYEEHVRLCKMGIARTSIRAGDFRRGIQYAVELEDQQLLFDCAELLATVGHLTEAAGLYERGGFYDEACGHYIALKMWNKANNILPKVKSTKLHAAYAKAKENDGHYEEAIRSYRIAGDLDACVRIYLDHLCDPHAASEIVLESRSMDSAKLLAKFYQKIGDVEQALQFLVICGCVEEAFALAQRHNKLRRHGELLERYENAKSSDYLALAHYFEGEKYTLLAGKYYFLAREFTKALRFLLKASAFNNEEQVSLSLAIDCVATSNNEQLASQLIEFLLGEVDGVPKDPRYLFRLYMARKHYKDAAKTAVIIANQEQIAGNYKSARDLLYSMYQELRRNNLSVTAEMRHQFILLHRYTLVRIHVKLGNHLLAAKLLVQVAACISQFPEHIIPILTSTVIECHRAGLKKSAFTYASTLMRPDYRNQLDPRYAKKIESIVRKAPKGIKQLRDEIDDETMECPICDSNLANMEVTCYSCKTTLPICIATGQHIIKQLMTSCPQCDFLCFRAEMENILSENGECPMCGENVAPEQLLDVEDIRPYILAAS, from the exons ATGTCCTTTGAAAAGATCCTTTACAAATATGAGGAACCACACGGGATCGGAGATGTGTACTTCATTTGGCAGAAGGCTTTGCTGGCCACAACTGGAACCGATGGATCGGTGGCCCTGTACAATCGGCAGGGCCAACTGGTGCAGCGCATCATACTTTCTGG GCTGTGTTCAGGATTCGCCTGGGACCAAGAGGGTGACCTGCTGGGCATCATCACCAGTGGCTCTCCAAACATAACGCTGTGGGACTATAACAGCCAGGAAAAGATCAGTGTGGAGACGGGTCTTCGAGATCCGCTCACTTGCATTCTCTGGTccaagcagcaacaactactGGCTGTCGGCACAGGACGCGGAAATCTGGCCATCTATAACCACCGCAGCGGAAAGCGACCCACACCGGTTCTGGGCAAGCACAGCAAACGAATCACTTGCGGCGCCTGGTCCGCCCAGAATCTGTTGGCTCTCGGTTCGGAGGACAAGAGCTTCTCGTTGAGCAACGAGGATGGCGACACAGTGCGCGTGGTCCAGCTAAGAGATGCGCCCACCGACATGTACTTCGCCGAAATGGCCAACGACGAACGTATTGCGGGAGACAATGCCATTAGCATGATCATCGGCAAGCGTACTCTGTTTCTCTACTATCTGCCCGAGCCCGAGAATCCTACAGAGCTGGGCTTCCAGAGTCGCTACGGATCGCTGATGCAGCACAAGTGGTTTGGAGATGGGTATATCCTGCTGGGCTTTTCCAACGGACATGTAGTGGCCATCTCTACGCATCCCAAGGACGTCGGACAGGAACTCTGGCAGGTGAAGAACCACAAGGACAGCTTGACCGGACTGGCATACTGCCCTACGTTAGATATAGTTGCCTCCTGCGGGGATGACAG CAGCATTAAGATTCATTCAATAACGAATCTCCAGGAGACGGAACGTATTATTACCGTGCCAGATCATGCCGGTGTTCAGATGATCGATTGGTCGCCCGATGGCCAACTATTGGCGGTTACAACGAACCATGGTACTGTTTACATCTACGTGACCAAGCTGCCACATCTCTTTGCCGTCTCTGCACCTCGAattgtgctgttgagcagTCTCGCCGAGGTATCCATCTATGTTTACGCACCGGACAAGACAAAGTCGCTGCCTTTCCGCTTGCCTCTGGAGGGAGAGCCCACCTTCATGGCCGTGGGGCCATACAATTTTGCTACAGGAATTGAAAAGCACGTATGGTTCTATGATCTCGGCAAGAGTTTGGGCGAGGAGCCTCGTCCACTAAGCGAACGCGATTTTCCGCGCAGCGTGGAGAGCATGAAACTGAATGCGGACTACTGTGCCGCTCTATGTCCACCACAGCTTATACTTCAGGCCATTGCCGCCGACAATCCGAACTGCAAGGACAAACTGCAGGCGGTTTTTCCAACAGCTCTGCCCAATATGCCCAGTGATGCGGTGATCACGTGCTTTGCACTTAGCCAGGAGCTTCTGATCTTTGCTACAGAT ATTGGTCACCTGGTGTTCTATTCCCTGGAAAAATGGGATAGCTGCACAATCTACAGACACAGTATGGGCATCCGGCAGCTCTTCATGGACATCGAGGGCACCAAGGTCATTTTTATAGATGATCATTCCCAGGGCTATGTTTTCCTACCCGTTGTCGAGGAGGCCCTGCTCATTCCGGACATTCCCAAGCAGTGCCTTGGCTGCCTTTGGGATCTAACGCAGCCGAATATCTTCATCAGCTACGATGCTAGAATCGTAAATACGCACGTCTTTGTGCGCCATTCTGTACAAGGGACACACACCTTGATGGTGGGTGAGTCCAAACTGAATCCGGGTCAATTTCCTCTGCTTCTCTGTGGCGGAGAAATGGCTTTGCATATAGATGGTGGCCAGTATGCCACTCAATCACTCAGTACCCACGTCGTAAATCCCAGCAACAGCCAGGCAGCCAATCTTCAGGTGCTCCTGAAGCTGAGAAACTACGATGAAGCCTACAAGCTGTGCAAGCAGATGAACCAGAGCAGCGCCTGGCGTGAATTTGGGGAGCAGGCCATTTCCGATCTAGAACCCGATATAG CAATTCGAGCCTACCGTCAGCTTGGCGATGCTGCCCTGGTTAATGCTTTGGGTGAACTGCGCTACGTGGAGGATCTGGACATGCTTATCGGCTGCTGTTGTACACTCTTGGCCCAGTACGACCAGGCCAAAGAGCACATGCTAAAAGGAGTATATACAAGAGCAGCTCTGGACCTCTGTCGAGATCTTCTGCAATGGGACCAGGCGCTGCTTTTGGCCCACAAAAACGATCCGCAAGAGGTGCCCTATATAGCCAGGGAATACGCCCAACAATTGGAGTTCAA TGGAAACTATACTGATGCTCTATACCACTACGAGAAAGGGTACAAGGAGGACTTAATCAACAGCAAGGAGACTGAAACGGATGCTTTGATGGACAGTTCTCCCGAATACGAGGAGCATGTCCGTCTCTGCAAAATGGGTATTGCAAGAACTTCTATCAGAGCGGGAGACTTCAGACGTGGG ATTCAATATGCTGTGGAGCTGGAGGATCAGCAGCTTTTGTTTGATTGCGCGGAACTGTTGGCCACAGTGGGACATCTAACCGAGGCAGCGGGATTGTATGAGCGTGGTGGTTTCTATGACGAGGCCTGTGGCCACTATATTGCACTTAAGATGTGGAACAAGGCCAATAATATTCTACCCAAGGTGAAAAGTACCAAACTTCATGCCGCGTATGCCAAGGCAAAAGAGAACGATGGACACTATGAGGAAGCAATACGAAGCTATCGTATTGCGGGTGACTTGGATGCCTGTGTTAGGATCTACTTGGACCACCTGTGCGATCCGCATGCAGCCTCTGAAATTGTTTTAGAGTCGCGATCCATGGACTCAGCAAAGCTGCTGGCCAAGTTCTACCAGAAGATTGGCGATGTTGAGCAGGCCCTCCAGTTCCTCGTCATATGCGGCTGCGTGGAGGAGGCTTTCGCCCTTGCCCAGCGACATAACAAGTTGAGGCGACACGGAGAGCTCTTGGAGCGATACGAAAATGCCAAATCCTCCGATTATCTGGCACTGGCACACTATTTTGAGGGTGAAAAGTATACTCTGCTGGCGGGCAAGTATTACTTTCTGGCAAGGGAATTTACCAAAGCCCTGAGGTTTCTCCTAAAAGCATCCGCTTTCAACAACGAGGAGCAGGTCTCGCTATCGCTGGCCATTGACTGTGTGGCCACCTCGAACAATGAACAATTGGCCTCTCAGCTAATAGAGTTTCTGTTGGGCGAAGTGGATGGCGTACCAAAAGACCCACGCTATCTCTTCCGTTTGTACATGGCGAGGAAGCACTACAAGGATGCCGCCAAGACGGCGGTTATTATCGCCAATCAGGAACAGATCGCTGGAAATTACAAATCGGCAAGGGATCTGTTGTACTCCATGTATCAGGAACTGCGTCGGAATAATCTCTCCGTTACGGCTGAGATGAGGCATCAGTTTATTTTACTACATCGCTACACATTGGTGCGAATCCACGTCAAACTGGGCAATCATTTACTGGCCGCCAAGCTGCTTGTTCAAGTAGCCGCCTGCATATCCCAGTTTCCCGAAC ATATCATTCCCATTCTCACCTCCACGGTAATTGAATGTCATCGAGCTGGTCTAAAGAAGTCGGCGTTTACCTACGCCTCCACTTTGATGCGTCCGGATTATCGGAATCAATTGGATCCCCGGTATGCGAAGAAGATCGAGTCGATTGTCCGCAAGGCTCCCAAGGGTATTAAGCAGTTGCGGGACGAGATCGATGACGAAACCATGGAGTGTCCCATTTGCGACTCGAACCTGGCCAATATGGAGGTGACCTGCTACAGCTGCAAGACCACACTGCCCATCTGCATTGCCACTGGGCAGCACATCATCAAGCAACTGATGACCTCATGTCCACAGTGCGACTTTCTTTGCTTTCGCGCAGAGATGGAGAA TATTCTGTCGGAGAATGGAGAGTGTCCCATGTGTGGCGAGAACGTGGCCCCGGAGCAGCTCCTGGATGTGGAGGACATCAGGCCATACATTCTGGCCGCCTCTTAA
- the LOC117135423 gene encoding WD repeat-containing protein 19 isoform X2: MSFEKILYKYEEPHGIGDVYFIWQKALLATTGTDGSVALYNRQGQLVQRIILSGLCSGFAWDQEGDLLGIITSGSPNITLWDYNSQEKISVETGLRDPLTCILWSKQQQLLAVGTGRGNLAIYNHRSGKRPTPVLGKHSKRITCGAWSAQNLLALGSEDKSFSLSNEDGDTVRVVQLRDAPTDMYFAEMANDERIAGDNAISMIIGKRTLFLYYLPEPENPTELGFQSRYGSLMQHKWFGDGYILLGFSNGHVVAISTHPKDVGQELWQVKNHKDSLTGLAYCPTLDIVASCGDDSIKIHSITNLQETERIITVPDHAGVQMIDWSPDGQLLAVTTNHGTVYIYVTKLPHLFAVSAPRIVLLSSLAEVSIYVYAPDKTKSLPFRLPLEGEPTFMAVGPYNFATGIEKHVWFYDLGKSLGEEPRPLSERDFPRSVESMKLNADYCAALCPPQLILQAIAADNPNCKDKLQAVFPTALPNMPSDAVITCFALSQELLIFATDIGHLVFYSLEKWDSCTIYRHSMGIRQLFMDIEGTKVIFIDDHSQGYVFLPVVEEALLIPDIPKQCLGCLWDLTQPNIFISYDARIVNTHVFVRHSVQGTHTLMVGESKLNPGQFPLLLCGGEMALHIDGGQYATQSLSTHVVNPSNSQAANLQVLLKLRNYDEAYKLCKQMNQSSAWREFGEQAISDLEPDIAIRAYRQLGDAALVNALGELRYVEDLDMLIGCCCTLLAQYDQAKEHMLKGVYTRAALDLCRDLLQWDQALLLAHKNDPQEVPYIAREYAQQLEFNGNYTDALYHYEKGYKEDLINSKETETDALMDSSPEYEEHVRLCKMGIARTSIRAGDFRRGIQYAVELEDQQLLFDCAELLATVGHLTEAAGLYERGGFYDEACGHYIALKMWNKANNILPKVKSTKLHAAYAKAKENDGHYEEAIRSYRIAGDLDACVRIYLDHLCDPHAASEIVLESRSMDSAKLLAKFYQKIGDVEQALQFLVICGCVEEAFALAQRHNKLRRHGELLERYENAKSSDYLALAHYFEGEKYTLLAGKYYFLAREFTKALRFLLKASAFNNEEQVSLSLAIDCVATSNNEQLASQLIEFLLGEVDGVPKDPRYLFRLYMARKHYKDAAKTAVIIANQEQIAGNYKSARDLLYSMYQELRRNNLSVTAEMRHQFILLHRYTLVRIHVKLGNHLLAAKLLVQVAACISQFPEHIIPILTSTVIECHRAGLKKSAFTYASTLMRPDYRNQLDPRYAKKIESIVRKAPKGIKQLRDEIDDETMECPICDSNLANMEVTCYSCKTTLPICIATGQHIIKQLMTSCPQCDFLCFRAEMENILSENGECPMCGENVAPEQLLDVEDIRPYILAAS, translated from the exons ATGTCCTTTGAAAAGATCCTTTACAAATATGAGGAACCACACGGGATCGGAGATGTGTACTTCATTTGGCAGAAGGCTTTGCTGGCCACAACTGGAACCGATGGATCGGTGGCCCTGTACAATCGGCAGGGCCAACTGGTGCAGCGCATCATACTTTCTGG GCTGTGTTCAGGATTCGCCTGGGACCAAGAGGGTGACCTGCTGGGCATCATCACCAGTGGCTCTCCAAACATAACGCTGTGGGACTATAACAGCCAGGAAAAGATCAGTGTGGAGACGGGTCTTCGAGATCCGCTCACTTGCATTCTCTGGTccaagcagcaacaactactGGCTGTCGGCACAGGACGCGGAAATCTGGCCATCTATAACCACCGCAGCGGAAAGCGACCCACACCGGTTCTGGGCAAGCACAGCAAACGAATCACTTGCGGCGCCTGGTCCGCCCAGAATCTGTTGGCTCTCGGTTCGGAGGACAAGAGCTTCTCGTTGAGCAACGAGGATGGCGACACAGTGCGCGTGGTCCAGCTAAGAGATGCGCCCACCGACATGTACTTCGCCGAAATGGCCAACGACGAACGTATTGCGGGAGACAATGCCATTAGCATGATCATCGGCAAGCGTACTCTGTTTCTCTACTATCTGCCCGAGCCCGAGAATCCTACAGAGCTGGGCTTCCAGAGTCGCTACGGATCGCTGATGCAGCACAAGTGGTTTGGAGATGGGTATATCCTGCTGGGCTTTTCCAACGGACATGTAGTGGCCATCTCTACGCATCCCAAGGACGTCGGACAGGAACTCTGGCAGGTGAAGAACCACAAGGACAGCTTGACCGGACTGGCATACTGCCCTACGTTAGATATAGTTGCCTCCTGCGGGGATGACAG CATTAAGATTCATTCAATAACGAATCTCCAGGAGACGGAACGTATTATTACCGTGCCAGATCATGCCGGTGTTCAGATGATCGATTGGTCGCCCGATGGCCAACTATTGGCGGTTACAACGAACCATGGTACTGTTTACATCTACGTGACCAAGCTGCCACATCTCTTTGCCGTCTCTGCACCTCGAattgtgctgttgagcagTCTCGCCGAGGTATCCATCTATGTTTACGCACCGGACAAGACAAAGTCGCTGCCTTTCCGCTTGCCTCTGGAGGGAGAGCCCACCTTCATGGCCGTGGGGCCATACAATTTTGCTACAGGAATTGAAAAGCACGTATGGTTCTATGATCTCGGCAAGAGTTTGGGCGAGGAGCCTCGTCCACTAAGCGAACGCGATTTTCCGCGCAGCGTGGAGAGCATGAAACTGAATGCGGACTACTGTGCCGCTCTATGTCCACCACAGCTTATACTTCAGGCCATTGCCGCCGACAATCCGAACTGCAAGGACAAACTGCAGGCGGTTTTTCCAACAGCTCTGCCCAATATGCCCAGTGATGCGGTGATCACGTGCTTTGCACTTAGCCAGGAGCTTCTGATCTTTGCTACAGAT ATTGGTCACCTGGTGTTCTATTCCCTGGAAAAATGGGATAGCTGCACAATCTACAGACACAGTATGGGCATCCGGCAGCTCTTCATGGACATCGAGGGCACCAAGGTCATTTTTATAGATGATCATTCCCAGGGCTATGTTTTCCTACCCGTTGTCGAGGAGGCCCTGCTCATTCCGGACATTCCCAAGCAGTGCCTTGGCTGCCTTTGGGATCTAACGCAGCCGAATATCTTCATCAGCTACGATGCTAGAATCGTAAATACGCACGTCTTTGTGCGCCATTCTGTACAAGGGACACACACCTTGATGGTGGGTGAGTCCAAACTGAATCCGGGTCAATTTCCTCTGCTTCTCTGTGGCGGAGAAATGGCTTTGCATATAGATGGTGGCCAGTATGCCACTCAATCACTCAGTACCCACGTCGTAAATCCCAGCAACAGCCAGGCAGCCAATCTTCAGGTGCTCCTGAAGCTGAGAAACTACGATGAAGCCTACAAGCTGTGCAAGCAGATGAACCAGAGCAGCGCCTGGCGTGAATTTGGGGAGCAGGCCATTTCCGATCTAGAACCCGATATAG CAATTCGAGCCTACCGTCAGCTTGGCGATGCTGCCCTGGTTAATGCTTTGGGTGAACTGCGCTACGTGGAGGATCTGGACATGCTTATCGGCTGCTGTTGTACACTCTTGGCCCAGTACGACCAGGCCAAAGAGCACATGCTAAAAGGAGTATATACAAGAGCAGCTCTGGACCTCTGTCGAGATCTTCTGCAATGGGACCAGGCGCTGCTTTTGGCCCACAAAAACGATCCGCAAGAGGTGCCCTATATAGCCAGGGAATACGCCCAACAATTGGAGTTCAA TGGAAACTATACTGATGCTCTATACCACTACGAGAAAGGGTACAAGGAGGACTTAATCAACAGCAAGGAGACTGAAACGGATGCTTTGATGGACAGTTCTCCCGAATACGAGGAGCATGTCCGTCTCTGCAAAATGGGTATTGCAAGAACTTCTATCAGAGCGGGAGACTTCAGACGTGGG ATTCAATATGCTGTGGAGCTGGAGGATCAGCAGCTTTTGTTTGATTGCGCGGAACTGTTGGCCACAGTGGGACATCTAACCGAGGCAGCGGGATTGTATGAGCGTGGTGGTTTCTATGACGAGGCCTGTGGCCACTATATTGCACTTAAGATGTGGAACAAGGCCAATAATATTCTACCCAAGGTGAAAAGTACCAAACTTCATGCCGCGTATGCCAAGGCAAAAGAGAACGATGGACACTATGAGGAAGCAATACGAAGCTATCGTATTGCGGGTGACTTGGATGCCTGTGTTAGGATCTACTTGGACCACCTGTGCGATCCGCATGCAGCCTCTGAAATTGTTTTAGAGTCGCGATCCATGGACTCAGCAAAGCTGCTGGCCAAGTTCTACCAGAAGATTGGCGATGTTGAGCAGGCCCTCCAGTTCCTCGTCATATGCGGCTGCGTGGAGGAGGCTTTCGCCCTTGCCCAGCGACATAACAAGTTGAGGCGACACGGAGAGCTCTTGGAGCGATACGAAAATGCCAAATCCTCCGATTATCTGGCACTGGCACACTATTTTGAGGGTGAAAAGTATACTCTGCTGGCGGGCAAGTATTACTTTCTGGCAAGGGAATTTACCAAAGCCCTGAGGTTTCTCCTAAAAGCATCCGCTTTCAACAACGAGGAGCAGGTCTCGCTATCGCTGGCCATTGACTGTGTGGCCACCTCGAACAATGAACAATTGGCCTCTCAGCTAATAGAGTTTCTGTTGGGCGAAGTGGATGGCGTACCAAAAGACCCACGCTATCTCTTCCGTTTGTACATGGCGAGGAAGCACTACAAGGATGCCGCCAAGACGGCGGTTATTATCGCCAATCAGGAACAGATCGCTGGAAATTACAAATCGGCAAGGGATCTGTTGTACTCCATGTATCAGGAACTGCGTCGGAATAATCTCTCCGTTACGGCTGAGATGAGGCATCAGTTTATTTTACTACATCGCTACACATTGGTGCGAATCCACGTCAAACTGGGCAATCATTTACTGGCCGCCAAGCTGCTTGTTCAAGTAGCCGCCTGCATATCCCAGTTTCCCGAAC ATATCATTCCCATTCTCACCTCCACGGTAATTGAATGTCATCGAGCTGGTCTAAAGAAGTCGGCGTTTACCTACGCCTCCACTTTGATGCGTCCGGATTATCGGAATCAATTGGATCCCCGGTATGCGAAGAAGATCGAGTCGATTGTCCGCAAGGCTCCCAAGGGTATTAAGCAGTTGCGGGACGAGATCGATGACGAAACCATGGAGTGTCCCATTTGCGACTCGAACCTGGCCAATATGGAGGTGACCTGCTACAGCTGCAAGACCACACTGCCCATCTGCATTGCCACTGGGCAGCACATCATCAAGCAACTGATGACCTCATGTCCACAGTGCGACTTTCTTTGCTTTCGCGCAGAGATGGAGAA TATTCTGTCGGAGAATGGAGAGTGTCCCATGTGTGGCGAGAACGTGGCCCCGGAGCAGCTCCTGGATGTGGAGGACATCAGGCCATACATTCTGGCCGCCTCTTAA